In a genomic window of Vicia villosa cultivar HV-30 ecotype Madison, WI unplaced genomic scaffold, Vvil1.0 ctg.000747F_1_1, whole genome shotgun sequence:
- the LOC131630904 gene encoding uncharacterized protein LOC131630904, giving the protein MACGGIYRDNNAIYLGSFCDYIGEENSELAELWVAMLAIEKAVSLGWRMFWIETNCLLVVKAFSDPALVPWKIRSRWRRCHDLSQSIDFMISHIYREANFCADYLANIGHSSRSFCWFRFVHPFIVKDYLLDRDGIPKFRLFR; this is encoded by the coding sequence ATGGcatgtggtggtatttatagagaTAACAATGCTATTTATTTAGGAAGCTTTTGTGATTATATAGGAGAAGAAAATTCTGAATTGGCTGAGCTTTGGGTAGCCATGCTTGCTATTGAGAAAGCTGTTAGTTTGGGATGGAGGATGTTTTGGATTGAAACAAATTGTTTACTTGTGGTGAAAGCCTTCTCCGATCCGGCTCTTGTTCCTTGGAAAATAAGATCTCGTTGGCGCCGTTGTCATGATTTGTCGCAAAGTATAGATTTCATGATATCGCATATTTATCgggaagccaatttttgtgctgaTTATCTGGCGAATATAGGGCATAGTAGTAGATCTTTTTGTTGGTTTAGGTTTGTTCATCCTTTTATTGTAAAGGATTACCTTTTAGACAGGGATGGTATACCTAAATTTAGGCTCTTTCGTTAA